One stretch of Tribolium castaneum strain GA2 chromosome 5, icTriCast1.1, whole genome shotgun sequence DNA includes these proteins:
- the fwe gene encoding calcium channel flower isoform X1, with amino-acid sequence MSFQDKLASIMARPGQDPVAKDDVPWWMKYLGRGVGTVGSVIAILLGVWNCVGILIGNVSSLISGMWQVVAAFMVICCEAPCCCMFVDHVQKFSDWVERRPYWNRALGYVILSIPPIILSPGLSTIFGSGLIFTTGVIYGMMALGRKATAEEMRQAAAAEAAPPSGTNRPNSMHANLVANAQPISFTGAPVYDSNV; translated from the exons ATG TCGTTTCAGGACAAGCTCGCCTCGATTATGGCCCGTCCTGGGCAGGATCCCGTCGCCAAAGACGACGTCCCATGGTGGATGAAATACCTGGGCAGAGGGGTAGGAACAGTGGGCAGTGTTA TTGCAATTTTATTGGGCGTTTGGAACTGTGTAGGTATTTTAATTGGGAATGTGTCCAGTTTGATCAGTGGCATGTGGCAAGTGGTGGCCGCTTTCATGGTCATCTGCTGCGAAGCCCCTTGCTGTTGTATGTTTGTGGACCATGTGCAGAAATTCAGCGACTGGGTGGAGAGAAGGCCGTATTGGAATCGCGCGTTGGGATATGTGAT ACTCTCTATTCCGCCGATTATTTTGAGTCCGGGACTGTCGACGATCTTTGGCAGCGGACTGATTTTCACCACGGGGGTTATTTACGGGATGATGGCCTTGGGCAGGAA GGCAACTGCAGAGGAGATGCGTCAAGCAGCCGCCGCAGAAGCCGCCCCCCCATCTGGTACAAATAGGCCCAATTCAATGCACGCAAATTTGGTTGCAAACGCTCAACCGATCAGTTTTACAGGCGCCCCGGTGTACGATAGCAATGTTTGA
- the fwe gene encoding calcium channel flower isoform X2: protein MSFQDKLASIMARPGQDPVAKDDVPWWMKYLGRGVGTVGSVIAILLGVWNCVGILIGNVSSLISGMWQVVAAFMVICCEAPCCCMFVDHVQKFSDWVERRPYWNRALGYVILSIPPIILSPGLSTIFGSGLIFTTGVIYGMMALGRKASRQDMAAAASPQMATSPTGLGGQSDHHTTLMEDPDVWRPT, encoded by the exons ATG TCGTTTCAGGACAAGCTCGCCTCGATTATGGCCCGTCCTGGGCAGGATCCCGTCGCCAAAGACGACGTCCCATGGTGGATGAAATACCTGGGCAGAGGGGTAGGAACAGTGGGCAGTGTTA TTGCAATTTTATTGGGCGTTTGGAACTGTGTAGGTATTTTAATTGGGAATGTGTCCAGTTTGATCAGTGGCATGTGGCAAGTGGTGGCCGCTTTCATGGTCATCTGCTGCGAAGCCCCTTGCTGTTGTATGTTTGTGGACCATGTGCAGAAATTCAGCGACTGGGTGGAGAGAAGGCCGTATTGGAATCGCGCGTTGGGATATGTGAT ACTCTCTATTCCGCCGATTATTTTGAGTCCGGGACTGTCGACGATCTTTGGCAGCGGACTGATTTTCACCACGGGGGTTATTTACGGGATGATGGCCTTGGGCAGGAA AGCCTCTAGACAGGACATGGCGGCGGCGGCTTCGCCCCAAATGGCGACCTCTCCCACTGGCCTTGGTGGGCAGAGCGACCATCACACGACTCTGATGGAAGACCCGGATGTGTGGCGTCCCACATAA
- the fwe gene encoding calcium channel flower isoform X3: MSFQDKLASIMARPGQDPVAKDDVPWWMKYLGRGVGTVGSVIAILLGVWNCVGILIGNVSSLISGMWQVVAAFMVICCEAPCCCMFVDHVQKFSDWVERRPYWNRALGYVILSIPPIILSPGLSTIFGSGLIFTTGVIYGMMALGRKQDMAAAASPQMATSPTGLGGQSDHHTTLMEDPDVWRPT; this comes from the exons ATG TCGTTTCAGGACAAGCTCGCCTCGATTATGGCCCGTCCTGGGCAGGATCCCGTCGCCAAAGACGACGTCCCATGGTGGATGAAATACCTGGGCAGAGGGGTAGGAACAGTGGGCAGTGTTA TTGCAATTTTATTGGGCGTTTGGAACTGTGTAGGTATTTTAATTGGGAATGTGTCCAGTTTGATCAGTGGCATGTGGCAAGTGGTGGCCGCTTTCATGGTCATCTGCTGCGAAGCCCCTTGCTGTTGTATGTTTGTGGACCATGTGCAGAAATTCAGCGACTGGGTGGAGAGAAGGCCGTATTGGAATCGCGCGTTGGGATATGTGAT ACTCTCTATTCCGCCGATTATTTTGAGTCCGGGACTGTCGACGATCTTTGGCAGCGGACTGATTTTCACCACGGGGGTTATTTACGGGATGATGGCCTTGGGCAGGAA ACAGGACATGGCGGCGGCGGCTTCGCCCCAAATGGCGACCTCTCCCACTGGCCTTGGTGGGCAGAGCGACCATCACACGACTCTGATGGAAGACCCGGATGTGTGGCGTCCCACATAA